A stretch of Pelecanus crispus isolate bPelCri1 chromosome 3, bPelCri1.pri, whole genome shotgun sequence DNA encodes these proteins:
- the CLN8 gene encoding protein CLN8, with product MNPANDDPVFGNIFDWDYLLWEVRLTFLAAGFLIYLGVFLLSHWVSSWMSTTYRALSAKEKVFWNMAVTRGVFGLQSCVAGLWALLIDPVFHADKVHSQQKWSWFNCLIAAGFFLLENVAVHISNIIFRTFDVFLVVHHLLAFGGLAGLVINVKSGHYLPLMGMLLEMSTPSTCISWMLLKAGCANTFFWKANQWVMIHLFHCRMILTYHMWWVCIFNWNSVVENLGLIHFIVLFSGLFAVTLILNPYWTYKKTQQLLSPTDWNFENKAMENGKFNGETHQKKRI from the exons atgaatcCTGCAAATGATGATCCAGTGTTTGGGAACATTTTTGACTGGGACTATCTCTTATGGGAAGTTCGTTTGACATTTTTAGCTGCTGGTTTTTTAATCTACTTGGGAGTATTTCTTCTGTCTCACTGGGTGTCTTCATGGATGAGTACCACTTATCGTGCCTTGTCTGCAAAGGAGAAGGTGTTTTGGAATATGGCGGTCACACGTGGTGTGTTTGGACTTCAGAGTTGTGTTGCTGGGTTATGGGCTTTGCTCATAGATCCTGTTTTTCATGCTGACAAAGTGCATTCACAGCAAAAGTGGAGCTGGTTTAACTGTTTAATAGCTGCTGGATTTTTCTTGCTTGAAAATGTAGCTGTTCACATATCCAACATTATTTTTAGAACATTTGATGTGTTCTTGGTAGTTCATCACTTGCTTGCTTTTGGTGGCTTGGCTGGTCTAGTAATTAATGTGAAATCTGGACATTATCTGCCTTTGATGGGAATGTTGCTGGAGATGAGTACTCCCTCAACGTGCATTTCCTGGATGCTTCTAAAG GCTGGCTGTGCTAATACCTTTTTCTGGAAGGCAAACCAGTGGGTGATGATCCACCTGTTTCACTGCCGCATGATTCTTACTTACCACATGTGGTGGGTGTGTATCTTCAATTGGAACTCTGTGGTGGAAAATCTGGGACTTattcattttattgttttattctcGGGATTATTTGCCGTTACACTAATACTTAACCCGTACTGGACATACAAAAAAACTCAGCAACTCCTCAGCCCAACTGACTGgaactttgaaaataaagcaatggaaaatggaaaatttaatgGTGAAACACATCAAAAGAAGAGGATATAA